A genomic region of Prionailurus bengalensis isolate Pbe53 chromosome D1, Fcat_Pben_1.1_paternal_pri, whole genome shotgun sequence contains the following coding sequences:
- the LOC122484246 gene encoding olfactory receptor 51G1: MTISYNGSLQKATFFLTGFQGLEALHGWISIPFCSIYLTVIVGNLTILHIIHTDVTLHEPMYYFLAMLALTDLGLCLSTLPTVLGIFWFDVREITIPACFTQLFFIHTLSLVESSVLLSMSIDRYVAICNPLRYSMVLTPARIIKMGLSSILRSALLILPLPFLLKRFQYCRSHVLAHAYCLHLEIMKLACSSIIVNHIYGLFVVACTVGVDLLLIFLSYALILRTVLSIASRQERLQALNTCVSHICVVLLFYIPMIGLSLVHRFGEHLPRIVHLLMSYVYLLVPPLMNPIVYSMKTKQIRIRIAKKLEIVKSLKCFR; this comes from the coding sequence ATGACAATATCTTATAATGGCAGCCTCCAAAAAGCCACTTTCTTCCTAACAGGCTTCCAAGGTCTGGAAGCTCTCCATGGCTGGATCTCTATTCCCTTCTGCTCCATCTACTTGACAGTTATTGTAGGAAACCTTACCATCCTCCACATCATCCATACCGATGTCACCCTCCATGAACCCATGTACTATTTCTTGGCCATGCTGGCCCTGACAGACTTGGGCCTTTGCCTATCTACACTGCCCACTGTGTTGGGCATCTTCTGGTttgatgtcagagagattaccATCCCCGCCTGCTTCACTCAGCTCTTCTTCATCCATACCTTGTCACTGGTAGAGTCTTCAGTTCTACTGTCCATGTCCAttgaccgctatgtggccatttGCAATCCATTGCGTTACTCCATGGTCTTGACACCTGCACGTATCATCAAGATGGGGCTGAGCTCAATTCTTAGAAGTGCCCTGCTCATCCTGCCCCTGCCATTCCTCCTTAAACGCTTCCAGTACTGCCGCTCCCATGTGCTGGCCCATGCCTATTGTCTGCACCTAGAGATCATGAAGTTGGCCTGCTCTAGCATCATTGTCAATCACATATATGGGCTCTTTGTTGTGGCCTGCACTGTTGGTGTGGATTTACTGCTCATCTTCCTCTCCTATGCCCTCATCCTccgcactgtgctaagcattgcCTCCCGCCAGGAGCGACTTCAGGCCCTCAACACCTGCGTCTCTCATATCTGTGTTGTGCTACTCTTCTACATCCCCATGATTGGCTTGTCTCTCGTGCACCGCTTTGGTGAACATCTGCCCCGTATTGTACACCTCCTCATGTCTTACGTGTATCTGCTGGTCCCACCTCTCATGAACCCCATTGTCTACAGTATGAAGACCAAGCAAATCCGTATCCGCATTGCTAAGAAGCTTGAGATTGTAAAATCCCTTAAGTGTTTTCGATAG